The following proteins come from a genomic window of Achromobacter deleyi:
- a CDS encoding amino acid ABC transporter ATP-binding protein yields MISARGIVKSFGANRVLDQVSLELGKGEVVAVIGPSGSGKSTFLRCLNHLETIDDGTIEIEGEALATAVPGGQSRYASDGDVRRICRKMGMVFQSFNLFPHMTVLQNIIEAPMIVKGMPRAAIVPKAEELLRKVGLLNKRDNYPTRLSGGQKQRVAIARALAMEPDIMLFDEPTSALDPELTGEVLRTMRQLADEHMTMLVVTHEMGFAREVAHRVIFMDEGRIVEEAPSADFFRAPQHPRSREFLAHML; encoded by the coding sequence ATGATCTCGGCCCGCGGCATCGTCAAGTCGTTCGGCGCCAACCGGGTGCTGGACCAGGTCTCGCTGGAGCTGGGCAAGGGCGAAGTGGTGGCGGTCATCGGCCCGTCGGGCTCGGGTAAGAGCACCTTCCTGCGCTGCCTGAACCACCTGGAAACCATCGACGACGGCACCATCGAGATCGAGGGCGAAGCCCTGGCCACGGCGGTGCCGGGCGGCCAGAGCCGCTACGCCAGCGACGGCGACGTGCGCCGCATCTGCCGCAAGATGGGCATGGTGTTCCAGTCGTTCAACCTGTTCCCGCACATGACGGTGCTGCAGAACATCATCGAAGCGCCCATGATCGTCAAGGGCATGCCGCGCGCCGCCATCGTGCCCAAGGCCGAGGAACTGCTGCGCAAGGTCGGCCTGCTGAACAAGCGCGACAACTATCCGACGCGCCTGTCGGGCGGCCAGAAGCAGCGCGTGGCGATCGCCCGGGCGCTGGCGATGGAGCCGGACATCATGCTGTTCGACGAGCCGACCTCGGCGCTCGACCCGGAGCTGACCGGCGAAGTGCTGCGCACCATGCGCCAGCTGGCCGACGAGCACATGACCATGCTGGTGGTGACCCACGAAATGGGCTTCGCCCGCGAAGTGGCGCACCGCGTCATCTTCATGGACGAAGGCCGCATCGTCGAAGAGGCGCCGTCGGCGGACTTCTTCCGCGCGCCGCAGCATCCGCGCAGCCGCGAGTTCCTGGCGCACATGCTGTAA
- a CDS encoding sigma-70 family RNA polymerase sigma factor, with protein sequence MSSEAGLRERTAVLYAEHHSWLARWLRYRTANSDCAADLAHDTFMRVLTAKEIPPLSEPRAFLATIARRLLSNHYRREMIERAYLEALANLPEPVEPSPESRHIVIETLLAIDRALDSLPGKVREAFLLAQLEGLRHEDIAARLGVTTRTVSNYMVRAVQACFFAQDGFA encoded by the coding sequence ATGTCCAGCGAAGCGGGGTTACGAGAGCGTACGGCGGTGCTGTATGCCGAGCATCATTCGTGGCTCGCGCGCTGGCTGCGCTATCGCACCGCCAACTCCGACTGCGCCGCCGACCTGGCGCACGACACCTTCATGCGGGTCCTGACCGCCAAGGAAATCCCGCCGCTGTCCGAGCCGCGCGCGTTTCTCGCCACCATCGCTCGCCGGCTGCTGTCCAACCACTATCGGCGCGAAATGATCGAGCGGGCCTATCTCGAGGCCCTGGCCAATCTGCCCGAGCCCGTGGAACCCAGCCCTGAATCACGGCACATCGTCATCGAGACGCTGCTCGCCATCGATCGCGCGCTCGATTCGTTGCCGGGAAAGGTGCGCGAGGCGTTCCTGCTGGCGCAACTCGAAGGGCTCAGGCATGAAGATATCGCGGCGCGGCTGGGGGTGACCACCCGCACGGTGAGCAACTACATGGTGCGCGCGGTCCAGGCCTGCTTCTTCGCGCAGGACGGTTTCGCGTGA
- a CDS encoding FecR domain-containing protein, with protein sequence MTRVNATPAAYAGGLPLPAHVAEQASRWYVLLTSGADTVQDRLAWERWRQADPDHERAWAHLMRVDGRMRELGGSPAYQALTVDRRNGRRRALIAMLGLATCTGGLVWTADRMRWVRLSPDYVAAVGEQRSVTLVDGTEVLLNTDSAIDVLYDGRTRRLRLRRGEIQIRTGHAAGYAGLPFRVDTPSGGVRALGTRFMVRLDGDQTRVALLEGHVEIEPAAGGSPLLLQPGQATRYGAHGIEPVRPVALADTAWINAELAADDMPLDRFLAELSRYRHGLISCDAPAAKLRISGLFPLNDTDRALQAVARLLPVTVTRRSPYWVRVSAR encoded by the coding sequence GTGACGCGGGTGAATGCGACGCCCGCCGCCTACGCTGGCGGACTGCCGCTACCGGCGCATGTGGCCGAGCAGGCGTCGCGCTGGTACGTGCTGTTGACGAGTGGCGCCGACACCGTGCAGGACCGGCTGGCCTGGGAACGCTGGCGCCAGGCGGATCCCGACCATGAGCGGGCCTGGGCCCACCTGATGCGCGTCGATGGCCGCATGCGCGAACTGGGGGGCAGTCCCGCCTATCAGGCGCTGACGGTCGATCGGCGCAATGGCCGCCGCCGCGCGCTCATCGCCATGCTGGGGCTGGCCACCTGTACCGGCGGCCTGGTCTGGACGGCCGACCGCATGCGCTGGGTACGACTCTCGCCCGACTACGTGGCGGCAGTGGGGGAGCAACGGTCGGTGACCCTGGTCGACGGCACCGAGGTCCTGCTCAATACCGACAGCGCGATCGACGTGCTCTATGACGGACGGACACGCCGCCTGCGCCTGCGACGCGGCGAAATCCAGATCCGTACCGGGCACGCGGCCGGCTATGCCGGCCTGCCGTTCCGGGTCGACACCCCTTCCGGGGGCGTGCGCGCGCTGGGCACGCGCTTCATGGTGCGCCTGGACGGAGACCAGACCCGCGTGGCGCTGCTCGAGGGGCACGTGGAGATCGAGCCGGCGGCCGGCGGCAGCCCGCTGTTGCTGCAGCCGGGGCAGGCCACCCGCTACGGCGCGCACGGTATCGAGCCCGTCCGTCCGGTGGCGCTGGCCGATACGGCCTGGATCAATGCCGAGTTGGCGGCCGATGACATGCCGCTGGACCGGTTCCTGGCCGAACTGAGCCGTTACCGGCACGGGTTGATTTCCTGTGACGCGCCGGCGGCGAAGTTGCGGATCTCTGGATTGTTTCCCTTGAACGACACCGACAGGGCGCTACAGGCGGTGGCCCGCCTGCTGCCTGTCACGGTGACCCGGCGCAGCCCTTATTGGGTTCGCGTTTCGGCTCGGTAA
- a CDS encoding TonB-dependent siderophore receptor — protein sequence MVIGAADQRLVRAPGPMAGGRLCARMLLLGALAAMPLAGAQPGPQAATTRSFHVAPGPLTQVLQQIASQAHVLVYFDPAVTRDLSSDGLDGAYAPALAFEAVLRGHGLEVYEDLSGGFRVRRTWMPAVAILPITQVEGMARGFTQLEDRAATKTLAPLVSVPQSVSVVTAADMQARGARSVTQALQYTPGVQIDNYGGTEVRNDWVVLRGFDAKLTGDYRDGLSQMPYDQIRARVPTYALEQIEVVRGPVSALYGQAAPGGIVNRVTKRPPETPLREAALQFGSFEHKQAYLDLGGPFNESGQARFRLTATAKESGTQDKYDSDHRYRDNLAYVAPAFGWRDADTSFTLLMHYQHDRNDGESRAYYPTRVLVGDYDYDRNDRDFFSLGYQLEHRLNAQWRVRQNARYQQGDMLLRNLYAGALARDGRTLARAQLQARERAEGLAVDSQIEGDLEAGGLRHTVLAGLDARRLSGRQHYQQAAAPSLDLLDPRYGQGIALPSGAPSIIKVRQVSEQWGLYLQDKVQAGDWTVLLGVRRDDYRDVTDNLLAGTRTRGRGDVYTGRVGVSYAAGAGVAPYVGYATSFVPQAGASYEGKPFDPSRAEQFEVGVKFQPPQSQSLYTLALFDLRQRNVLTADPDPAHPGFSVTTGRVRARGVELEAKVSLARGWDVLAAYTFNDVKNQQANDGTTGKMPIVTPRQMASLWLNRSLEGWLAGWTAGVGVRHIGSTYVDAANTMKNEAATVVDAALAYDAGAWRLALDASNVFNRQTVVCRGDRSNCRYGVDRTVLATVTYRY from the coding sequence ATGGTTATCGGAGCAGCCGATCAACGTCTCGTACGCGCCCCTGGCCCCATGGCGGGCGGGCGGCTGTGCGCGCGGATGCTGCTGCTGGGCGCGCTCGCGGCCATGCCGTTGGCCGGGGCTCAGCCCGGGCCGCAGGCGGCCACCACGCGCAGCTTTCACGTCGCGCCCGGGCCGCTGACCCAGGTGCTGCAGCAGATCGCCAGCCAGGCGCATGTGCTGGTCTACTTCGATCCCGCGGTCACCCGTGACCTGAGCAGCGACGGCCTGGACGGCGCCTACGCGCCCGCGCTCGCCTTCGAGGCGGTCTTGCGCGGCCACGGCCTGGAAGTCTACGAAGACCTGTCGGGCGGTTTCCGCGTGCGTCGAACCTGGATGCCCGCCGTCGCGATCCTGCCGATCACACAGGTCGAAGGCATGGCGCGGGGCTTCACGCAGCTCGAGGATCGCGCCGCCACCAAGACGCTGGCCCCCCTGGTCTCGGTGCCGCAGTCGGTGTCGGTGGTGACGGCCGCCGACATGCAGGCGCGGGGCGCCCGTTCGGTCACGCAGGCGCTGCAGTACACGCCGGGCGTGCAGATCGACAACTATGGCGGCACCGAGGTCCGCAATGACTGGGTCGTGTTGCGCGGTTTCGATGCCAAGCTGACCGGGGATTACCGCGACGGCCTGAGCCAGATGCCCTATGACCAGATCCGGGCGCGGGTGCCGACCTATGCGCTGGAACAGATCGAGGTCGTGCGCGGGCCGGTATCGGCGCTGTATGGGCAGGCCGCGCCCGGCGGGATCGTCAACCGCGTCACCAAGCGTCCCCCCGAGACGCCGCTGCGCGAAGCCGCGCTGCAGTTCGGGTCGTTCGAGCACAAGCAGGCCTACCTGGACCTGGGAGGGCCTTTCAACGAAAGCGGGCAGGCCCGCTTCCGCCTGACCGCGACCGCCAAGGAATCCGGCACGCAGGACAAGTACGACAGCGACCATCGCTACCGCGACAACCTGGCCTATGTGGCGCCCGCCTTCGGCTGGCGTGACGCGGACACCTCGTTCACGTTGCTGATGCACTACCAGCATGATCGCAACGACGGCGAATCGCGCGCCTACTATCCGACGCGGGTGCTGGTGGGCGACTACGACTACGACCGCAACGACCGCGATTTCTTCAGCCTGGGGTACCAGCTCGAGCATCGCCTGAACGCGCAATGGCGGGTGCGCCAGAATGCGCGCTACCAGCAAGGCGACATGCTGCTGCGCAATCTGTATGCGGGGGCGCTGGCCCGCGATGGCCGTACGCTGGCGCGCGCCCAGCTGCAGGCGCGCGAACGTGCCGAAGGGCTGGCGGTGGACAGCCAGATCGAAGGCGACCTCGAAGCGGGCGGCCTGCGCCATACGGTGCTGGCCGGGCTGGATGCCAGGCGCCTGTCGGGGCGCCAGCACTATCAGCAGGCGGCCGCGCCCAGCCTGGATCTGCTGGATCCGCGCTACGGGCAGGGCATCGCGCTGCCGTCCGGCGCGCCGTCGATCATCAAGGTGCGGCAGGTCAGCGAGCAGTGGGGGCTCTATCTCCAGGACAAGGTGCAGGCGGGGGACTGGACCGTGCTGCTCGGCGTGCGGCGCGACGACTACCGCGACGTAACCGACAACCTGCTCGCCGGTACTCGTACGCGTGGCCGTGGCGATGTCTACACGGGACGAGTAGGGGTGTCGTATGCGGCGGGGGCGGGGGTCGCGCCCTATGTGGGCTATGCGACCTCGTTCGTGCCCCAGGCCGGCGCCTCGTACGAGGGCAAGCCGTTCGATCCGTCCCGGGCCGAGCAGTTCGAGGTGGGCGTGAAGTTCCAGCCGCCGCAATCGCAAAGCCTGTACACGCTGGCGCTGTTCGACCTGCGGCAGCGCAACGTGCTGACCGCCGATCCCGATCCGGCGCACCCCGGCTTCAGCGTCACCACCGGCCGCGTGCGCGCGCGCGGCGTCGAACTCGAGGCCAAGGTCAGCCTGGCGCGAGGGTGGGACGTGCTGGCCGCCTATACCTTCAACGATGTGAAGAATCAGCAGGCCAACGACGGCACGACCGGAAAAATGCCCATCGTGACGCCGCGCCAGATGGCTTCTCTCTGGCTGAACCGCTCGCTTGAGGGCTGGTTGGCCGGATGGACCGCGGGCGTAGGGGTGCGCCATATCGGCTCCACCTACGTGGACGCCGCCAACACCATGAAGAACGAGGCCGCCACCGTCGTGGACGCCGCGCTCGCCTACGACGCAGGCGCCTGGCGCCTGGCGCTGGATGCCAGCAATGTTTTCAACCGGCAGACCGTGGTCTGCCGGGGAGATCGCAGCAATTGCCGCTATGGCGTGGACCGCACGGTACTCGCCACTGTCACTTACCGCTATTGA
- a CDS encoding sigma-70 family RNA polymerase sigma factor has protein sequence MVTSTAPTMETLTTLYEANRRQLVRAAMRILDSRELADDVVQDAYVKLLEGAVPQGVREPAAYLYQTVRHLAIDCHRRRALEQRLFADEEAGRHAVSASVAEDAAVSSQALRMATTALTQMSARTRRAFELHRFEGCTQRDVARELGVSTALVNFMIRDAHLALSSCHECLQPG, from the coding sequence ATGGTTACGAGCACTGCGCCGACGATGGAAACACTGACCACGCTATACGAGGCGAACCGGCGGCAGCTGGTTCGCGCGGCGATGCGCATCCTCGATTCACGGGAGTTGGCTGACGACGTGGTGCAGGATGCCTATGTCAAGCTGCTCGAGGGCGCGGTGCCGCAAGGCGTGCGCGAGCCGGCGGCCTATCTGTACCAGACCGTGCGCCATCTGGCGATCGATTGCCATCGGCGCCGCGCGCTGGAACAACGCCTTTTCGCGGACGAGGAGGCCGGCCGCCACGCGGTCTCGGCCTCGGTGGCCGAAGACGCCGCGGTGAGCAGCCAGGCGCTCAGGATGGCGACCACCGCGCTGACGCAGATGTCGGCCCGCACCCGCCGGGCGTTCGAACTGCATCGGTTCGAAGGCTGCACGCAGCGCGACGTGGCGCGCGAACTGGGGGTCTCGACGGCGCTGGTCAATTTCATGATCCGCGATGCCCACCTGGCGCTCAGTTCCTGCCACGAATGCCTGCAGCCCGGTTGA
- a CDS encoding MbtH family protein yields MNCFDREDAELRVLVNDEDQYSLWPDFKPTPAGWRDTGVKGDKQTCLAFVERVWTDMRPASLRRFMESQTETAPQ; encoded by the coding sequence ATGAACTGTTTCGACCGCGAGGACGCGGAGCTGCGCGTGTTGGTCAACGACGAAGACCAGTACTCCCTCTGGCCCGATTTCAAGCCGACCCCGGCGGGCTGGCGTGACACCGGCGTCAAGGGCGACAAGCAGACCTGCCTGGCGTTCGTGGAGCGCGTCTGGACCGACATGCGGCCGGCGTCGCTGCGCCGTTTCATGGAAAGCCAGACCGAGACCGCGCCGCAATGA
- a CDS encoding thioesterase II family protein gives MSLAPVALLCLPCAGASATMYLRWRRALPAWLRLVPVELPGRGARIGEAYAQDFDTLVAQLCEAHAADLALPHVLFGHSMGALLAYAMAARQRQAGARLPALLIASGSPAPARRDPHRFDGLDNDAALIDDMRKQGGTPEAVFDSPELLRLALGTLAADYALCRGYRYQPVPRLPLPIEVLAGRQDDIEAPFIEAWRDETLAPGRTTWFDGGHFFIRHHEAIVVDAVVNRIAEHCRPEHHAALAPI, from the coding sequence ATGAGTCTTGCGCCTGTCGCCCTGTTGTGCCTGCCATGCGCCGGCGCCAGCGCCACCATGTACTTGCGGTGGCGCCGCGCGCTGCCTGCATGGTTGCGGCTGGTGCCGGTGGAATTGCCGGGGCGCGGCGCACGCATCGGCGAGGCATACGCACAGGATTTCGACACCCTGGTGGCGCAATTGTGCGAGGCGCATGCCGCCGACCTGGCTTTGCCGCACGTGTTGTTCGGGCACAGCATGGGAGCCTTGCTGGCCTATGCCATGGCGGCCCGCCAACGGCAGGCCGGCGCCCGGTTGCCGGCGCTGTTGATCGCGTCCGGCAGTCCGGCGCCGGCGCGCCGCGATCCGCATCGATTCGATGGCCTGGACAACGACGCCGCGCTGATCGACGACATGCGCAAGCAGGGCGGGACGCCCGAGGCGGTCTTCGACAGCCCCGAGCTGCTGCGCCTGGCGCTGGGCACGCTGGCCGCCGACTATGCCCTGTGCCGGGGTTACCGGTATCAGCCCGTGCCGCGCCTGCCATTGCCGATCGAGGTGCTGGCGGGCAGGCAGGATGATATCGAGGCCCCGTTCATCGAGGCCTGGCGCGACGAGACGCTGGCGCCGGGGCGCACGACCTGGTTCGACGGCGGCCATTTCTTCATCCGCCACCACGAGGCCATCGTGGTGGACGCCGTGGTCAATCGCATCGCCGAACATTGCCGGCCGGAACACCATGCAGCGCTTGCGCCTATCTGA
- a CDS encoding TauD/TfdA family dioxygenase — protein sequence MERFERVAPPGSELPLLLTPAAVGESLSAAQGRLRAQIDSALLTIGGVLLRGFEVPSVDVFRGFAAGFGHELLAYEFGSTPRSAVQSGVYTSTEYPAHQHIPLHNEQAYTREWPMRIWFHCVTAAQSGGETPIADSRAVYRRMPAAIRRRFARGLVYVRNFGDFDLPWQTVFNTDDRARVEAYCRQAGIEWEWLEDDGLRTRQRCQGVERHPHTGELVWFNQAHLFHVSSLQADVRESLEEAFGIENVPRNVYDADGRTIADEVFDEIRAVLDEETVRFAWQAGDVMMLDNMLVAHARTPFAGPRKVVVAMADPHGNVEAADPTALRLADVDDLSCVG from the coding sequence ATGGAACGATTCGAGCGTGTTGCACCGCCCGGCAGCGAGTTGCCGCTATTGTTGACGCCGGCTGCCGTGGGCGAGTCACTGTCCGCCGCCCAGGGCCGGCTGCGGGCGCAGATCGATTCGGCGCTGCTGACCATCGGCGGCGTGCTGCTGCGAGGCTTCGAGGTGCCTTCGGTCGATGTATTCCGCGGCTTTGCCGCCGGCTTTGGCCATGAACTGCTGGCCTACGAGTTTGGCTCGACCCCGCGCAGCGCGGTCCAGTCAGGGGTGTACACCAGCACCGAATACCCCGCGCACCAGCACATCCCGCTGCACAACGAACAGGCCTACACCCGGGAATGGCCGATGCGCATCTGGTTCCACTGCGTGACCGCCGCGCAGTCGGGCGGGGAAACACCCATCGCGGACAGTCGCGCGGTCTATCGGCGGATGCCCGCGGCCATCCGTCGGCGCTTCGCGCGCGGCCTGGTCTACGTGCGCAATTTCGGCGATTTCGACCTGCCATGGCAGACGGTCTTCAATACCGACGACCGCGCCCGGGTCGAGGCCTATTGCCGCCAGGCCGGCATCGAATGGGAATGGCTGGAGGACGACGGCCTGCGCACGCGCCAGCGCTGCCAGGGCGTGGAGCGTCATCCGCACACCGGCGAGTTGGTGTGGTTCAACCAGGCGCATCTCTTCCACGTGTCGTCCCTGCAGGCCGACGTGCGCGAATCGCTGGAGGAGGCCTTCGGCATCGAGAACGTGCCGCGCAACGTGTACGACGCCGACGGCAGGACCATCGCCGACGAGGTCTTCGACGAGATCCGCGCGGTCCTTGACGAAGAGACGGTGCGCTTTGCCTGGCAGGCGGGCGACGTGATGATGCTGGACAACATGCTGGTGGCCCACGCCCGCACGCCGTTCGCCGGTCCGCGCAAGGTGGTGGTGGCCATGGCCGACCCCCATGGCAATGTCGAGGCGGCCGATCCCACGGCGCTGCGCCTGGCGGACGTCGACGACCTGTCGTGCGTGGGTTGA